The Acropora palmata chromosome 3, jaAcrPala1.3, whole genome shotgun sequence nucleotide sequence TTTCTTCCTGCTGCAGGATCACAAAATGTGTTGTTGCTCTTCAAATGTATCAGATGACTATTCTGATCTAGGGGAATAAGTAGTTACTAAGTTGAGAGAAAGTCCAAAATATTATTAGGATACATTACTAATAACTCTTGCCGTGGGTTTCCTAAAATGAAGTGTGAAAAGATAATTCtgcttttttaaagaaacccAACTCTAAAAAAAGAACTGATGTACTGTAAACActtaaattaatgttaaagaAGGTGTTATTAATGCTTAGATTTAGCTGGACACCTTGTACAGCCTATCAAAATTCAGTGTAcatctaataattattattatgtttattTCTGGAGGTAAGTGTGGTTTTGACTTGTCATGCACTCCACATAGTTGTGATCTTCTTCTATAACAAACATATcaagaaaacacaacaaaaaaaatgtttcaatcatgatgtaaatttgtaataaatttgtAAGGTAATGAAGTTTGCAGTGCATGAGTATGGCTACTAATTTTGATTGGCATCTGTAACCATTAGACATGGTTCATATGGGGTTCCTTGTCTCCATGATCCTTCAACCTGGTATGGTCTGGTGTGGTGCATTTATTTGGAGAGAAGGtttcaaaaatattgttttgtttgctttgttggGGTCTTTGGTTGAGtcgcagatttttttttgtttttgctttctttcatttaGCCTCAGAAATTATGAaagtagtaataatatttcTATTAAACATTGGGATGGTCAAATTGCAAAGTGTTTATTGTGGTAGAGGCATGCAGTGTACATGGACTATAACCCTTGGAGTGAGGAGGATTGAAAGGGTTAGTAAGCAATGCCATGtaatgtaagaaaatggtCATTAGGGTATAAAAGGTGTACAGTATAGGTAGTTAACAGAATATCATTATATTTAAGatgtcaagaaaataaaatggctGTTTATGGTTGTAAAATCTATTCTGTTGTCATTGTAAAGTTATCAACAACTGGCAAATAGCCTGACTTGTGGTtgtacttttgttttgtggtctaatagtaattggGGTTTACCCAGGCCCGTAGCCAGAAAAATTCTCCACCTGAGGCATTATTATAAAAGATGCACTAGAATcaaattttataataattattgctagcATTATATCATGCAGACtctacaaaaattattgtagtATGCATAGATTGATTGACCTATTTTTTGGTGTTGCATTGTTGGGGCTGCTTGTGACCAAATCTACTTAACacgtatgcaaaaaacaaacaaacaaaaacaaaaaagaaaacaggaaattttAAGCGAGGTGTGCCTTGCTTTACCTCTTACTGGCTACAGCCCTGGGTTTACCTGGGTGTAAaaacctgtgatatttttgttttgttttggttgctTGGGTTTGGTTATTAATGGCCTCTTGgcgcttttgttttctttattttaagtcATCCGTGCGTTTGACAGGTTGTTACACCAAGGGTGAGCCCCTAATTCCCTCAATTGCTTTGAGTTGATCCCAGTGGAGCCAAATACATGTGGGCACACCATCTCTCTGTGTTACAATATCATTCTCAAGGCAGATCCAACTCTTTAAGTTACTGCTTAATGTTCCAAAGATAAATACAGTTACTTTATATGGCCAACGTGCCTTCTCCTACGTAGCCGCAACACTCTGGAACTCTATACCGGACAATATTAGAAACTGTGTAACAgctgaaatatttaaaacCAGCCTCacatcatttctttttaaagaagcatttaattcatttaattgaacttttctttaaattatGATTTACTTcgttttatacaataacaaaatcaatgcacgcgttctgattggtcaatcagctatggtttattgtgccggtaaacccatggaaaaatcgcgcgtcttctgaattattatataaaagcaatagactacaagtttctatggtttatacgctgataaaccacttgggatgttggtaCAACACTCGAAGAATTGGTAAATCACTTGCCTGCGGCTcatgatttacaaattcttctcgtgttctaccaacatcccgcgtggtttatcagcctataaaccatagaaacttgtggtctattgcttaaataatatgtatatatgtatgtaatATTTTTGTAAATGCATCGAGATTTTTAGATGCATAATAAGCAAGtacgttattattattattattattattattattattattattaactctAATGCAGTTCAACTCCCAAGGAATTGAAATATGGTGCTGCAAGCCACTTTAATAGTTTTCATTCAGCATAATTTTCAGTCAAttaatgaaatcattttgatGATTGTTGGTGAAAGGGGAAGTTTACCAATATTCTCTGGTAAAactcttttcttcaaaaatcTTTGACAGCAATCCTCTAGAGATCTTGGAACTGCAAGAGAGTAATGAAATAAGATGAAGAGTAAAATGAGCAGACCATCTTTTAAGGAGCAACACAGACACGTTGCAATGAAAAATACTTTCCTTCAAGTGTACCATGGCTATCAACAGGAAGAAATGTTGTTGCAACAGTATAAGgctaattgaaaaaaaaagtaatccCAGGGAAATTTAACTTCACAAgcacactttttttcacatatTTGAAATTCTGTGACATCAATACATAGCCTCTAACCCAGGCCCTCTCTTATTCCCTGTGTTATTTATCCACCTGTCAAAATAAGCTCTCCCCCCAACAACCCGTGAACAATGCAAACTAAGAGCTAGGCTATGGCCATTGGCCATACTGAGTACCCCGaggtttcttcttttttggggTGGAGGTGGGGGCTGTTTTCACCTTGACTGAGGCAAAGTATAGCATGTGCAAATGTTGGTGAACAGACAATAGGAAATTATGGGAAATATGCTGTTGAAATGGTAAGGTGACAATCACCTGTTAAAGATACACTGCCAAGCCATTTGCTGTGTCTTGTGTTTGGCAACatgagaaatgagagcatgaAGATTTAGACCattttttagctcccttttaattttaagctgacgcgtacgcttaccataataataatagattatggtatattggctgatataccataatggctaagccaataaaagcTCCTGAATTGCATtttccaatgatccagttcaTATGTATATAAATATAATTGCATATTCTCTTCTTCACCTACCATTTGCTGAAATAACAACTTCATGATGATAACCGTCGCTTGTTGGAAAGTAAATTTGAGCCGAGTTTAACAGCATTCGGAGATTCGATTCCTCTTCAACTGCAATCCATGGGTGGGTAACATAGGTACGTACGTCGTAACAACCATTTAAGGGCTTAAGCGTTGAGTAAAGCACTTGTTCCCCTTCATAATTTAACCAAATCACTTTGGCACGGACGCTAGAGTGGTTTATAAACCTAACTGATGTTGGAATTCCCGAATGAATGGATCTTAAGATGGGACCACTGTCAGATCTAGAGTTTGGGCTGTCATCCATTTTGCTTTTACCACGTTCTCCAACAGTCTGTGCACGTTTCAATAAGCCGTCCAGACATCCTTGACAGGAGTATCCTGGGAATGAGGTATATTCAGTTTCACAAggaattaaggacggtgcctactaaataCGGAGGTTTTTGCGCCAAATCGAGACCATGCGGAAAAAGTAGGTCTTTGCAAGAGCTATCAGAatccacaaagaaaaatgggggtaGCCAAGCATTTTTTCGAGATAATTAGCCTTGAATCTCTACAAAAATGCTGACATCagcatttttctgaaaaaagaaggaaacaataTTTCTTCACCGATTTCCATATAATTCACCTTCAGTTacagaaaagtaaacacaTTTACAAAGATCTTTAAACTAAAAGGCAAATGGTAACataaaaaacacttttgagaCGTTTTTAACCAAAAAATCGTTCCAACAGGATTTGAAGCATCTATGATAGCCTTCCTTTGGTACAGCTAAAATACAGTCTAAATAACTTTTGCTCACAACCAGAAACTAATGACATGCAGAATAAGTTTGCCACTTCCATTTCATAACATAAAATGTAGGGGTAACCACGCgtttttttaagttattcGATCTGCTTTCAACTTGAATGGATTCACCTTTGGGTTGGGTTACATTTTTCACCATCCCCTCCCTAGTGAGTTAAACGTTTGTATCGTTCTATACGGGGCATTTTCGGATATACAAAATGGCGGCTTGGTGTTACTGCACTTGGCAAAAGAACTAGTTTCTGGCCTTGAAGTATgagattttctttattctgCGAAGAAAAGAGGAAAGTTTATAGATGGAGAAGAAGCCCCTTCATGTTAATGGTATAATTACAACAGCGAAGATGTTTCTGACGGACATATACGTTTTGGAAGCTCTTATCAATTCGAACAGAAACCCAGTCAATTGTAACatgcttttgtgtttgtctaCCTTGCATCGTTTGCCTGCTGCGATTCAGTTGAACGGATATTGATTACCATCTGGTAACATGTTTTACGATTTATCAGTGACTTTTTCACTCGTTGCTTTGAGATTCGTTTTCGCCACTACTCCACTTACGGCGCACATGATTCGAGCGTGAAGGATATTTGAACAGCAAACATTTGAAGAAAGCTAATAGCGTCAATCAATGATCCATCATCTACATCATGCAGGTGATACTTACTTTGACTTTTTAAGGTATGTTTGTCGGgacattttatattttgtccCTGCGCGACTGAAAGAACACGGGTCTTTTTTGACGATAATGTGTCAAGCACACAGTGAAAAGTAGCTAGAGTCacactcggctatcgcctcgtgctACTCTTACACTTCTTTCGTGTTTAGCAACCTCCTTCGTGCAATAACTCAATAATGCACGCTATGACGTTTACCGTTTGTTAAATTTGAGTATGCTTTTAACCTAAAATTGATTTATCTTTATTTGTCTAATAGTTAATTTCATTAGGTTTTCGTTTCATGTAAATTATCACCTTTTTTCGTCTCActtgttttgtaattattataacatatTGTGGCTGAAAATCCCTGTAAAGGGAGCTTCGACAAATTTATATATGTATGCATGTAAGCATTGCATACTCAGGTATTTATTCTTTAGACAGATGGTAGGATAGTGTTCTCAAGACCTTCTTGGAAGCAGTCACTCTGCATTTACTTTTGTGGCCTCTTTGTTTTGTGCTTAGTAAACTTTGAAGACCATCATATCCACCTCTAGCATGAATGAGTCGTATTTGCTGAAGATTTAAACCTGAACCAGCAATTTTTTGTGCCATTGCTTTTGATAGTACCTTCTTTGATACCAAGTGTTTGAAGGAGGGGAAATTAGTGGTCATCCTGGCATGATGTTGGATAGACTCACAGACATACTCTACATGGAAGCTGTGCGAAGCAAGTACAGCATTCTGAGGTTTTAGATGAACAAGTAGATCTCTTAAGGATTTCACGTCCTCAAGGCCATTATGGGCATCATATGTTTTGTTTAGACAGCCCTTCACCAGTTCTTCTTGTTTATAGGAATTTCTATCTGGCAATAATTTCTTTAACATAGGCAAAGTGTCAATGAACCCTGTTAGTACTGATTGTAGCTCACTTAGCATGTTCTTTGCTATTATTGCCTTGACCAAAATCCTAGAGTCAAACACTTTACCATTATGGGCTACAAGGATGATTTTACTCTTTAAAGACTTAAGAAATGTAATGAAGTCCTTTAGACATTCTGTTAGGGTGATGGCATTAACCAGCTTTGATTTATATAGGAGGTGCCCAGCTACAATTGtcagtttgtttgcttgagAGGCCTGCTGTGAAATTCCATTCTTGGGCAAAACATATCAATCAAAGGTCTGTTGTTGCCCTGCCCACTGCACTGCTGATAACTGGCAAATCTCAGCATTTTTCAGACCTACCAAAGATTGacagtaataaattatattatgtaaatttttttttcaaaagtatatttaacataacaacaacaaaaacacacacacacaggaCAAAAACACATGCACTTTAGTATGCCAAGGAGATGAACAGGTTGATATACCTATATTGGAGGTTTCTAGGTCGAATACAACATATGTAGAATTCTGGATATCTGATGTACACAGAGGGGTAGATGTTGGTGCGTAATATGGAGTAGGAATGGATGCTAAATCTGGTTGATCAGTACTAAACTGCACACCACTCTGGTAGGTTGTCCCTTCAAGTAATTCTGCTTGGCCTGTCTCTGAATTTCTAGCTTTCTTCCTAactattctttttcttttatatgcTCTAGTggtctctctcttttttcttttcctgtacTCCCTTTCCCGGTTTTTGTTGAACTTTACAGTGACACTTCCAGGGGAGAGATTATTCGCCTCATTGAtctaaaaaaatttgaaatagtttacTATCTAGATAAGAAGTATTGGATTTCTGTCTCAAAGTATTGCAAATTTCAAGTAATGACTAGCTAAATAAGTTTGGTTGCTATCATCTGCTATTTGCAATGTACTGCATGCAGTTTTCTGATACTGTGAAATATCTGTCTGGATCATCTAAGTTATGTAACTTCAgtatattttttcttccaatttcATTGACATTAAACTGATTCTTTTCATCACTAAGTAACTGTGTTATTAAATCATCACACATCTCTGCAGAAAAATATTGAGTTTTATATTTGGGTGCCATAAAAGGTAAACAATGGGGCTGTACAGTTAGCATATAAATCCCATTTAGtttatttacattaaatttttttatttgaatttggaTACTGTACCTTACATATTGTTGATTTTCCACTGTTTTTGGTTGCCACAGCAAATGCAACTCTGCCCCTTAGGCTGGCAGAACCTGAAAAGTGTAGTCGTTTAGGGGCATGAACTGACACCAAGTTGTTAAAGCTTTCATTGGGTTGTGTTGACCCCATTGGTGCCAGCTTGTCTGCGTAACTTGCAAAGAGTTCAAAAACCTAAAAGAtgtagaacaaaacaaaataagttttGTGCGAAGTTCTGTATCTTATGCTTACTTGTGGCATAATAATTTCTGAAGACGAACTGCTCAATAATAGCAGCTGTTTACTTTACCTGTAACAAATCTGCCTTTAGGTCCTCTCCTTCAAGATCCTTGCCATGAGGTAATGACTGGTGCCGATAActttctgcattttttttatgctgACACCACGAGCCACAGGAACTGTGGTCCCCAAAAGCATGGTTTGGAATTACCTTGCAACCCTTTCGAATGCCCTCTGGATTACCTTTGTTCTGTGTCAAGACATACCCAAAGCACTTGACAAGATAGTCAATAACTGTTTTGCTCAAAGCCTTGTGGCTGGATGATATTCTTAGTAGGTGACCATGGAGTGCTTTCTTGGCATGTCCAATGTCAGACCAGACACTGATTTGATCACTCACATTTTGATGGATGTGGGAAATAGTGGTTGTATCACCATCCATGATAATGTTGCCAACACTATATTTTATAGACTGGCCTTTCCCTTTGTTGTGTAAGTCCAGCGCTCCTGTTAAGCCCCTTGTAAGCTCGACACCCATAGAAGGCTCCATTGACTTAGCAGAACCTACAATCGCAGCGAAAAAATTATGAGAATAAATAGTACATCACAACTAATTATTTAGAACTAGAAAATATCCCTAGTACTGCTGTTGTGGATGTTCTGTGGCTGTGAGAGCGAAAATGAACCactcaagaaataaataaattgaaaattcctGATGGTTGGGGATCCTTTATTGTAGGTGTATGAATATCATATATAAAGAATCTTAcacataaaaattgcaaaaagatGCATCTATTAGACCAGAACTTAGCTGTCCAGTTTTGTGAACACTGGTGCTTTCTTGCTgtttgattggttgttttgGCATGATCGCAGACCCTGCAACTTTTCGATCTTACAGCGTAACTCAGAACTCCTCCAGTTCTTGAGCCTATCAATGTTGAATGACCTAGCAATGAAATGCACACTCCCTAAATCAGTCATTTCTGCATCAGCTTCCCATAAGCAAACATCATCTTGAAGAAATGGTGGACCAAGACCTCTTTATGAGGTGGGACGGCCtaactttttattatttttttgttattgattcTATTGATTTTCTGTTGTGAAAgtgatattttctttgttatagTGGTACTTTTCCATCAACTCTAACAATGTACAACCTAAATTTTATTAAAgtcatgaaaatgatttggtcatttacaaattatattttcaaagCAATCGTTATAACTGTCGttaataattgcaaaacaaaaaagtcaacacATGACTTATTATAATACCTGACAAACTATTGTATGCTCTGCCAGATCCCCTTTTTTGCCAGCCAGCGTCAAAGCTAGCGTTTATTTCTGCTTTGTTTCTGAAGCAAGGTAAAGGAGATTTGGTAAAAATCAGTTACTTCTTTGTCTGGCGACCCACAGAGTATTTCTTAGCGTCAGAACACgatttgtaaacaaatttgCTCTCAGATCGTCTTCCTTTTGTAGACATTTGAGTTTTTGTAAACTTGCGTGACTCAGTCCCCCATTCATAGTTCAGCTACTTACACATAATTCTGGGAAATTACATCtagttttgattttaaaacTAAGACTGTATTTTTACCGTGTGGTTTCAGTAGGGTTTGACTCCACAACAGCCTCCACCTCCCTGCTTATAGCTTCTGTGCAGGTCTCTTTCGTGACGTGCAAAATCCCCTCTATTGCCTCTTCCTCCCGAAATTTGTACGCTCTTTTCGAGAGCCATGGAATGTTAAGCGAGGTTAGGAAAACATTCATGCCAGTTGCTCCTATCCCAGCATTTATCGATCCTTTGACAAagcgaaaaatgacaaaaagatATTTGACAATTGTACCGAaagtataattattaaaaattaaagtacGAGTATGGCTGGTCACGTaacaatgtttgtttttataattACGTCGAAATGAGTTCGCACGTGAGAAAAAATTCACGGTTGGGAAGTTGTGAACgaacaaaatacaataaaagatataaaaaattatatagggataacaataattttacataAGCGAGAAAAACTACTCAAAAGATCTCCGTAAATTAAGAAATTGATCAGGCGGCATCCGCAGTCACGTAACACTGGCTGTGCTTTTACAATAACATTGCATCGAAATGGATTCGCCCGTTAAAGGTTTCAAGGTCTACTGTAAGTTGTAAAGAAATGAATAGGGATAAAAAGAAAGgcaatgataataaatttcaCAAACCTGTTGctgcctttgtatttatgtccCATATCGGTCTTCCTACATTCTTCTTCGTAGGACTGCGGTGAGTTTTCCCGGTCTTTATGGCATTGAGCTGTGGGCATTCCTCGCACTGAATGTAAAGGATTGAGCCCAAGCCCTGCGTTGTTTCGTCCATAGTATTTATAATGTGTAAGGGATTTTTACATTCGGAGCAACCCGCTTTCAACTGGTCAGCTAAATAGCCCAGTTCCACGATTCTTCTGCCGTCTCTCCAACAATATTTTGCGTGCTCAGGTAGAGGTGTCTGTTCATCACTCGTTTCAGCGATGTTTTCGGCTTTCGTTTCGTGTTCCGCCGAAGAAATTCGTCTACGCttgtttttacatttgttTCTAATAAACTGGCCGTTCGGCTTTCTTTTACGGCCATTTACACAAGGCGGCATACCCaattttggaaacaaaaagcaacaagCAAAGTCACGAAAATACTATACTCACGGGACGGGACCGATTGCACGAGCTATGTATCGCGTGATCTATGCACTGCGTGATGCGCAGGTAATGTGCGCAtaaacaatagtaggcaccgtcgtTAAATTTGCTCGTCGATTTTGAAGCGGTGCTTCAGCACGCCAAGCTCGCCAGCGAAGCACCATTGGTATAAAGGAAAATTGGTAAACCCAACCTCGTTGATTGATTGATAGACTTAATTTGAATAGGGTAACACATGATAGTAAGCTGAAAGGCTAATGATAAATTTGTGGCCCTGTATATAATAGGAGTctattttgaggagggaggaaaccggagtgcccggagaaaaccctcaaagtcaggttgagatcgattgaaactcagcccacatacaaacatttgtagta carries:
- the LOC141875922 gene encoding uncharacterized protein LOC141875922 isoform X3, coding for MPPCVNGRKRKPNGQFIRNKCKNKRRRISSAEHETKAENIAETSDEQTPLPEHAKYCWRDGRRIVELGYLADQLKAGCSECKNPLHIINTMDETTQGLGSILYIQCEECPQLNAIKTGKTHRSPTKKNVGRPIWDINTKAATGSINAGIGATGMNVFLTSLNIPWLSKRAYKFREEEAIEGILHVTKETCTEAISREVEAVVESNPTETTRNKAEINASFDAGWQKRGSGRAYNSLSGHSTLIGSRTGGVLSYAVRSKSCRVCDHAKTTNQTARKHQCSQNWTAKFWSNRCIFLQFLCVLLSQWSLLWVSSLQGA
- the LOC141875922 gene encoding uncharacterized protein LOC141875922 isoform X1, encoding MHLFAIFMCSAKSMEPSMGVELTRGLTGALDLHNKGKGQSIKYSVGNIIMDGDTTTISHIHQNVSDQISVWSDIGHAKKALHGHLLRISSSHKALSKTVIDYLVKCFGYVLTQNKGNPEGIRKGCKVIPNHAFGDHSSCGSWCQHKKNAESYRHQSLPHGKDLEGEDLKADLLQVFELFASYADKLAPMGSTQPNESFNNLVSVHAPKRLHFSGSASLRGRVAFAVATKNSGKSTICKINEANNLSPGSVTVKFNKNREREYRKRKKRETTRAYKRKRIVRKKARNSETGQAELLEGTTYQSGVQFSTDQPDLASIPTPYYAPTSTPLCTSDIQNSTYVVFDLETSNIGISTCSSPWHTKVHVFLSCVCVFLLLLC
- the LOC141877428 gene encoding von Hippel-Lindau disease tumor suppressor-like gives rise to the protein MDDSPNSRSDSGPILRSIHSGIPTSVRFINHSSVRAKVIWLNYEGEQVLYSTLKPLNGCYDVRTYVTHPWIAVEEESNLRMLLNSAQIYFPTSDGYHHEVVISANVPRSLEDCCQRFLKKRVLPENIGKLPLSPTIIKMISLID
- the LOC141875922 gene encoding uncharacterized protein LOC141875922 isoform X2, producing MPPCVNGRKRKPNGQFIRNKCKNKRRRISSAEHETKAENIAETSDEQTPLPEHAKYCWRDGRRIVELGYLADQLKAGCSECKNPLHIINTMDETTQGLGSILYIQCEECPQLNAIKTGKTHRSPTKKNVGRPIWDINTKAATGSINAGIGATGMNVFLTSLNIPWLSKRAYKFREEEAIEGILHVTKETCTEAISREVEAVVESNPTETTRNKAEINASFDAGWQKRGSGRAYNSLSGHSTLIGSRTGGVLSYAVRSKSCRVCDHAKTTNQTARKHQCSQNWTAKFWSNRCIFLQFLCVRFFIYDIHTPTIKDPQPSGIFNLFIS
- the LOC141875922 gene encoding uncharacterized protein LOC141875922 isoform X4, with the protein product MHLFAIFMCSAKSMEPSMGVELTRGLTGALDLHNKGKGQSIKYSVGNIIMDGDTTTISHIHQNVSDQISVWSDIGHAKKALHGHLLRISSSHKALSKTVIDYLVKCFGYVLTQNKGNPEGIRKGCKVIPNHAFGDHSSCGSWCQHKKNAESYRHQSLPHGKDLEGEDLKADLLQVFELFASYADKLAPMGSTQPNESFNNLVSVHAPKRLHFSGSASLRGRVAFAVATKNSGKSTICKV